One Solanum lycopersicum chromosome 2, SLM_r2.1 genomic region harbors:
- the LOC138342101 gene encoding uncharacterized protein, with amino-acid sequence MSNLSKLEFVALDISGKNYLSWVLDGEIHLAATGLDATITQGNKASSEDKAKAMTFLRHHLDEGLKIEYLTVKDPLELRTDLKGRYDHLKATVLPRARYEWMYLWFQDFKTVTEYNSVVFRITSQLKLCGETIKDEDMLKKTLTNFHASNVILQQQYREKDFQKYSELISCLLMAEQHNALLMKNHEARPTGAAPLPEANVVEARDQSEVKRDDHRGYNNVRGRGKDKRRYTNRQCGGHNKRENNMSSQNNPSKRNKSGASSSNARAESHMTLKDDDKPGTSQKYDKDVEANLASKDDVFDGLGDITHMEVDDFFGDRN; translated from the exons atgtcgaatttatccaaacttgagtttgtggcattagatatttctggaaaaaattATCTTTCATGGGTACTCGATGGTGAGATTCACTTGGCTGCTACAGGTCTTGATGCCACTATTACTCAGGGAAATAAAGCATCGAGTGAAGATAAGGCGAAGGCTATGACTTTCCTTCGTCATCATCTTGATGAGGGCCTGAAGATTGAATATCTGACGGTGAAAGATCCACTTGAATTGAGGACTGATTTAAAGGGGAGATATGACCACCTAAAGGCAACAGTGTTGCCAAGAGCTCGTTATGAGTGGATGTATTTATGGTTTCAAGATTTTAAGACCGTAACTGAATACAACTCTGTTGTATTCAGGATAACCTCCCAGTTGAAATTATGTGGGGAgactataaaagatgaggacatgTTGAAAAAGACACTTACTAATTTTCATGCCTCGAACGTGATATTGCAGCAACAATATCGTGAAAAGGATTTTCAGAAATATTCTGAACTAATCTCATGTCTTTTGATGGCTGAGCAACATAATgctcttttaatgaaaaatcatgaagctCGTCCCACTGGAGCTGCTCCATTACCGGAGGCAAATGTGGTGGAAGCACGTGATCAATCTGAAGTAAAAAGAGATGATCATCGGGGATATAATAATGTACGGGGACGTGGCAAAGATAAAAGACGATACACTAATCGTCAATGTGGTGGTCATAATAAAAGGGAGAACAACATGAGTTCTCAAAATAACCCCTCAAAAA gaaataaaagtggTGCTTCCTCTTCCAATGCTCGAGCTGAGTCACATATGACTCTTAAAGATGATGATAAGCCGGGAACATCTCAGAAATATGATAAAGATGTTGAAGCAAATTTAGCTTCAAAGGATGATGTTTTTGATGGCCTTGGTGACATTACTCATATGGAAGTTGATGACTTCTTTGGAGATCGAAACTAA